The genome window TCGAACAGCCGCTTGCAGCCAGCGGTGTCGGTGCCGTCGAACCAGCCGGCTAGGCGGAGCAGGTCGGCGCGGCGAGACACACCGGTGCCAGGTGCGGACAGCATCCGCTTCGCGTTCGCGATGAGCTGCCCGAGGGCCTGTTCGGCTGCGTTGCGCAGCTGGTCGGGGCCGGAGCGTCCGCGTCGGCCGGTGTACCAGGCGGTCAGGTCGTCCCAGTCGGAGCGACTGCGGCCGGGCGATCGTTCGGCTGGGTTCCCCTCGGGATCGATGAGCCGGGGCAGGGCGTCGAGGGTGGCGATGAGGTCGGGCAGGTGCGGTTCGACGTGCTCCAGGAGCGAAGCAATGGCGGGGGCGTGGCGGGTGACGTCGGCGGTGAGAAGGTCGACGTAGTCGAGCAGCATCTCCTTGAACGCCCGATACTCGGGAAGGCCGAGGTCGTAACGGGAGAGGCGTCCTTGGACGTAGGCGTAGAAGTCGGCCGCGGAGTCGGAGAAGAGCCGCTGGTTGCTGAACACTGTGGTGACGTCGGCGGCGAGCGCGTCGACGTCACCGGCTCCGGTGAGGTTGTCGAGGATCCTCTGGAGGGTCTGTACGGTGCCGCCGAGGAGCTCGCGGGCTACTTCGCGGGCGCCGTCGCTGGCGCGCAGGATCGCGTCTACGTCCCGTTGGACTCGTCCGCCGAGCTTGGTGACCTGGTAGCGCGAGCGGGAGCGGAGCCATTCGGTGACGGTGGCGACGCGGGCGTCTCGCATGGAGGGGACGAGGTTGCCCCAGGCGACCAGCTGACGGCAGCGCGTCTCGACTTCGTCGACGTCGAGGATGATGCCGTCCCGGTCGAGCAGCTCGTGGGCTTCGGCGGCGGACAGGTCGGTCAGGAGGGTCTCGGTGAACAGGCGCATCAGAGCCATGTACTCCCGCGCGTTGTCCGCGGTCACGTACCGGTACAGGTCAAGTCGCTGCCGGTCGGTGGGCACGTCGAGGAATGCGTCTGTGCCGGTGGCGTCCGGTGCCATCTCACCGCCTCCCGTCTGGGCGGAGCTCATCCGGTCGGGGGCCCGCTGCCGGATTGGACAGTACGCCGACCATCCGACAGTTCGGGCGACTTTCGAGAGGCTTGCCAGCCCCCGCGGGAGAACGGGCCCGGGGGATGGCCGGTCCATCGGCAGCGTCAGCTAATCACCGTTCGCTGCCCTCTGACGACGGGAAATCAGTCGCCAGCATTGGGCGCCTTAGGAAGCGCCGGCAGGGAACGTCTCGCTGGCGGCAGGACTGCCCCGGCACCGTGACAGCAGATGCGATGCCTCGTCGGCCGCATTGCGGTCGCGCCCATCGCTCGTCGCTCCGCAGGATCGTCTCCGTGGGCCGCGTGGCCGCACTGGAGCAGACCAACGAAAAACGACCCCTGACGCTAGAAGACGTTGGAAGGTGTCTTCACAGGTCAGAGGCCGTTTCGGGCACCTAGTCAGTGGCCATCAGCCACGCGGGATCAGATGTCGTAGTAGAGCTCGAACACAGAACGGCCGTTTCGACAGTCGTTGGCTGGCGATGGTTGGGGACGAAAGAGGGCTCTGACCTGGGGAAACGTGACGTACTCGGTGTTGGCACTCGTTGGCGGAGATCGGCAAGAACCGAGAATCTTGCGGACTGTTTGCGGACTGGCTGGCGTGGTGGTGTCGGCAGCGGATGACCGTCCCGGGCCGTCGACACCAGCGGTCCGGGTGCGAGGCGGGGAGCGCGTTGAGGGCCGCGATAGGTACGCTGTGCGGGCCAGTTGTACTCCACTCGTGGGGTCAGGGAACCCGGTGAGAGTCCGGGACTGACGCGCAGCGGTGAGGGTGACGGGCGGGGCACGCCGCAAGGCAGCCACTGGGCCGCGAGGTCCGGGAAGGCGTTCCGTTCCGATTGATCCCGAGTCCGAAGACCTGCTGGCCCTGGCGGCAATCGTCGCGAGGTCATAGATGGATCCCGCGACAGGATCCCTGGCCAGACAGGTCCGCCCGATGCCGACAACTCGCACTCGCAGCGATCGCTGCCCCGGTGCGCTGCGGCCGTGGCAGGCAGCCGACGGGATGCTCGTGCGCCTGCGCCTCATCGGAGGTCGAGTCGCGTCCGAGCAGATGCGTGCACTGGTCGCAGTCGCGGAGGCGTACGGCGATGGCCGCGTGCATGTCACGTCGCGGACCAACCTCCAGGTGCGTGCCTTCCCCGGCATCGACGGTTCCCTCACGGACGAGGCCCTGATGGCGCTGGAAGGGACCGGCCTGCTGCCCGCTCGCACCCATGAGCTGGTGCGCAACGTGATGGTCTCGCCCCAGACTGGCCTCGCCGGCGGGCGTGTCGACCTTCGGTCGAGTTCTGCCGAGCTGGATCGACTCCTCTGCGCCGACGCGTCGCTCGCCACGCTGCCGGGTCGCTTCCTGTTCGTGCTCGACGATGGTCGCGGTGATCTGATCGACCGCGAATGCGACCTCGGACTGGTCGCCCTCGATGAGAGCACCGTGCAACTCCGCGTCGGCGTCGGTTGGGGAGACATCGTTCCTGTCGCCCACGCGCCTGAGCGGCTCGCGGCGCTCGCCCACGAGTTCGTCGTCCGCCGTGGCAGTGGTCCGGCGGCACCGTGGCACGTGGCTGAGCTCGATGAGCCACTGAGCGACGTGGCCCCAGCCGATCTCCGAGTCCCGTCGGCGGCAGGTCCGCTGCCGTACGGCGACGTGCCGGGCGGACGCCACGTCGAGGTCACCGAGTCCGGGCTCGACAGAGCAGCGATCGACGAGATCGCCACGCGCGCCGGCCATCTCATCGTTACGCCGTGGCGCGGCGTACTCATCCCGAACCCTTCGAAGGAAACGCCATGACCCAGCGACCCACGCGCCGCTATGAGTACGTCGACGCCGGCCCCGACATCTATGTCGAC of Nocardioides sp. Kera G14 contains these proteins:
- a CDS encoding TIGR02677 family protein codes for the protein MSSAQTGGGEMAPDATGTDAFLDVPTDRQRLDLYRYVTADNAREYMALMRLFTETLLTDLSAAEAHELLDRDGIILDVDEVETRCRQLVAWGNLVPSMRDARVATVTEWLRSRSRYQVTKLGGRVQRDVDAILRASDGAREVARELLGGTVQTLQRILDNLTGAGDVDALAADVTTVFSNQRLFSDSAADFYAYVQGRLSRYDLGLPEYRAFKEMLLDYVDLLTADVTRHAPAIASLLEHVEPHLPDLIATLDALPRLIDPEGNPAERSPGRSRSDWDDLTAWYTGRRGRSGPDQLRNAAEQALGQLIANAKRMLSAPGTGVSRRADLLRLAGWFDGTDTAGCKRLFDAAFGAYPSRHLLLGPEEDDGRAGPTTSWWDTEPVDVPLSLRERGDRSARGRSSRVPDPAMDREALLAEAAAEAARKKAAAAELAATGNLHGARLTPVARDLLLERLGDLLAIHQDLEETMTSTDTDIDLVIVAAPADTPTVIRCDDGLLIIHDLTVQATTTGLRASRDQEPADVTEGAS
- a CDS encoding nitrite reductase, whose product is MPTTRTRSDRCPGALRPWQAADGMLVRLRLIGGRVASEQMRALVAVAEAYGDGRVHVTSRTNLQVRAFPGIDGSLTDEALMALEGTGLLPARTHELVRNVMVSPQTGLAGGRVDLRSSSAELDRLLCADASLATLPGRFLFVLDDGRGDLIDRECDLGLVALDESTVQLRVGVGWGDIVPVAHAPERLAALAHEFVVRRGSGPAAPWHVAELDEPLSDVAPADLRVPSAAGPLPYGDVPGGRHVEVTESGLDRAAIDEIATRAGHLIVTPWRGVLIPNPSKETP